A window of Mustela lutreola isolate mMusLut2 chromosome X, mMusLut2.pri, whole genome shotgun sequence genomic DNA:
CCGGCCACGGGGtgccgggcgggggcgggcggcACTCAACAAGACCAAAGCCCAGGAGGAGACATTTGGTTCCAGTCAGGAAGGGGCAGTCCGGTCTCCATCCCTTACCACCTCTGTGAAAAGGGACTGGTCCCCAAACCTGCGGTGGGTGTCTGAGCCATCCTCCAGGACCACGAGGCAAGGGCACTTCTCCCCCTCAGGCGCGGGGGCTGAGGCACCTTGGGCACACGATGTCCTGGGAGCCCGTGGGTATGCTGAAGATTCGGATTTCAACTAGAGTGGTGAACTTGGCTGTGCGGTGATCGCAGGGTCCTTCAGGGACATTGTCCAGCACGGGACCGGGCCTAGGAGCTATTTCCAATAGTTAGGATAGTAACAGGTGTTGGAGCATTCAATCGGGCGTGCTctctttcatttcaaaaaaaaaaaaaaatgcctatcaTCAGGCTGAGCTCTATTTACTTAGGGTTTTCTTCTTGGGATGTAAAATTCACTTCTGAAAGAATGCAGGACACCTGGCATTTACTGAATTGGGACAAACGGTATAGTCACTGTCATCGATTCCTTCCATACCCCAAACCTCTGGGCCCTGTCCCTTTATTGGACTCACCTGAAGAAACCAAAAACTTGCTCAACTCAACTCTCCAACCAATAAGGATGTATCCTCgctagaagaaacaaaaacaagaacggaaaagaaaaacacaaacaagaaaggaaattcaGCTATTCCTCAGCAAGGGCTCAGGAAGATATTTCTTGGAAAACCCAGGAAAGaggatgtctgtgtgtgtgtgggggggggggggggacaaaggCCAGAAAGTGGGTAATGACCCAGATCCAAAGGGTCCCACCATAAGGAACACGCATGCTCGTAGAGAGAGTCTCAAGGCGGAGGTATAGACACTGTGCCCGAAGGGGTTTCGGCATCCATGGTGGCGATGAGAAGAGCAAAGTTTGAACGAGGAAAACTGGACAAAACCCCAACCCGTGGGAGGGCTGTCCAGTCTGAGCCGACTTAGGGGGCGCTAAGCCCCGTGCAGGTTCGCAGCCCTGTCCTGAAGTGTGGCTTCGGGGCTAAAATGCCGGAGGTCCAGGCCCCTGTGAAGGGGCAAGCGTGTTTTCATCTGCACGGTGCATCTGGGCACCAGACGTGCTCAGAAGACCCCAGCACCAGCTCCCGTTCCCGGGGACCCGGGGGTGTGGCGGGCTCTGACTTGGGCCGCCTCCCTAAAAGCCTCAGAGGGGGCCACCTCAGAGCCCATCACATTCCTCGGATGACTATTCCCTGCCTAGTGGCGGCTCCTGGATTCGCAGGGCTGGCCAGGGACCTTCTCCCAAGCCCTCGGCGGCATCTCCAGAGCTAGCGTGGGCTCTGCGTCTTCCCCTGCCCACACAGGCTGGCACGATCCAGCGTGGCGCCTTCCCGTGGGGGACACAGACCACCAGTCTGGGGCGTGTGAGCCCAGCGTCGACTGGAAGACTCAGCCTCTCTAGTTAGGCCGCGACGGCTCGGATGCCCTAGGCCAAGTGCTCCCTCCCGGAGTACCCTCGCAAGTGCACACGCAGGCTTGGGGCCTAGGCCCGACGACGCATGCGCACCTCGGCGGGCCCCACCCCCccgcagcggggggtggggggtatatATAGGGAGGGCGGCTACTCAGACTTTCCGGAACCTGACAACGCCAGGACCGTTTGGCGGAAGCCCGTTGGCAGGCCACCGCTCTCTGGGTCACCCATGGATCCCGCAGGGTCTGACGGGGAATGTGTGCCTGACGGCACCAGGGATATGGAGCCTCCGGGCCCAGACCAGGACGAGGGCACCGGCTTCCTCAGCCTGGGCGTCGACGAGGAGCGGGAAGTGCCGCAAGGTCCGTGCCCGTTGGGACAGGCGCCGGCGTCAAGCCCCAGAGACCAAGGTCCCCGGGCGAGGGGAGCGGTCCGGTCACCCCCCAGAGGTTGACCCTCACCCCCTCCTTCCCACAGCCCCGGGCTCCGACGCCCTGATCTTTCTGTGTGGATCTCGTCCTTTGCAGAACCCCAGCCTGAGGCAATGTCGCTAAGCGGAGAGCCCGGAGACCCCGAGGCTCCCGGAGACGCCGGAGAGGGAGCGGCGGCGGAAGCGGGGGCCGAGTTCGCACCTGAGCAGGGCCCTGGAGCAGCTGAAGTCCAGGAGGAGGCGGAGAGCGATGTCGTCAGCGACAGCGATGGCGTCGGCTACAGCGATGGCGTCGGCGACAACGATGGCGACGTGGACAGCGATGGCAACAGCGATGGCGACAGCATTGGCTATGGTGACAGCGATGGCGACGGCGTCGACAAGCCGGCGGACGGCCGCGAGGCCGCAGAATTTCCACCGCCTGCTCCAGGGCAGCCGGGGCCGgagaagcaggaggggcaggtgggCCAGCCCGAGCCGGAGGGGCCACAGGGGGCGGAAGGGCTGCCGCTGCCGGAGGGCCCGCCGGCCCAGGCCGCCGGCCCAGGCCAGGCACCGGCAGCCGGGCAGCCGGGGGCCCATCGAGTCCCGTTCAGCCGGCTGCAGCTGCGTGAGCTGGAGAGCTTGTTCCAGCGCACTCAGTATCCCAACGCGCTGATGCGGTAAGCGGACTGGGGCACTGGGCGCGGGCCCCGGGAGGCGcaggccccggggggggggggcgggcagagtGGCCCGGGGGCGGGGTTGGTGCGGGCGGGCTCTCAGCGTGGGTCCTCGCCGCGGTCAGAAAGGCCAGCCGCCTCCAGGCTGCCGGGCACGCGGGCGGGGACGGGGGCTGAAGGCGGACATTCACGCCCGTTTGAACGCGTCAGGCTCGCAGTGTCCGCCGCACTTGGTAGAGGAAGGTCCTGCTGGAAGCACGCTAGCGGGGACGCGGGCCGCAGGTCTGAGACGCGGGAGCGAATGGTTTAAGAGCCTACCTCTGTTTAACGTCGTCAGAAACCTACTCGTCACTTTTGTACAAATTGTtcattttaaggaatctctacacccaccgtGAGGCCCCTGCacccatttttacatttttaagactaCAGTCGGAAACTATCTGGATTCCGGAATGTTCTGCCTTCCCTTAGATTATGCTGGAGGTCTTGAAAAAccttaaaagttaaaacaaaagaaaaggctggctcagttggtcgagcctgcaactcttgactttggggtCTTAtatttgagccccacgctggtcgtagagattatttaaaatgaaaatctgaagTAAGAAAAAGTACAATTAAATGTTGCTTGCGGGAAAGCTCAACCTAGAGGGTCCAGAAGattggtgggggtgtggggtctGCTGGTGTgtgcgggggtgcggggggaggtgggggtacGTCAGTGAGACGAAAACTTGAAAATAACACCACCAAGGAATGAACAGCAGTTGGTGTCGTCCCTTAGCACCCAGTGGGAATGTACTCGAACTTGAtcataacagagagagagagagagatggggggggggtcggggatagagagagagagagagagagagagattggggggcaaagtcggggagagagagagagatggaggggcaGCACCTTACGAGAGGGTAAGAGCAAGGATCAAAAGTCTGTAGAGAGAGATCCTCagacttttcttcattttgaagtTGGTAACACGAGAAGAAACTGAATTAGAATGTCCCCTGCTCTTGGGGACTTTTCCTCCTTCAACCGGGAGCCCtagctttccttccattcttgGCCACCTGAATCTCACTGTAAATCCCGAAATGGTGTGACTTTTTCTAATGTAGAGATTACTCCATCAGATGTCACGGACGCCTCCCCGAGGAAAAATtttaggaagaggaaggaaaaatccTCTATTTTAACTCACCCCCAACTCCCAATCCTGAGTACTTGGGATTTTCTCCCCTCAGCCAGGAGCTTGCAAGATTCATGAACGTGCCTGAAGCCAGAGTGCAGGTCagtaaaccagaaaaaaaaacatttggctGGGAGCGGTTCTACAACAGGCTTCAGGACTTGGACACCTCTGTCCTAGACCTTCTCACCTTCCTGGGTCTTGTTGCCTTTGCTAGTTTTGGGAAATAAGTGTAGAACTTCTGGGTCTCGGTGAGCGGGGGGGTAGGAATGGGAGAAAGAAAGCCCAGGCTAGGGTAATTGCCCATTTCCAGAGGCAACGTGATTTcctaaaggaatggaaaaatcaGTACCGTATAGTATCCCttgtataaaatacacatatgttTGTATAAactgtacatatatatactttt
This region includes:
- the LOC131821299 gene encoding rhox homeobox family member 2B-like gives rise to the protein MDPAGSDGECVPDGTRDMEPPGPDQDEGTGFLSLGVDEEREVPQEPQPEAMSLSGEPGDPEAPGDAGEGAAAEAGAEFAPEQGPGAAEVQEEAESDVVSDSDGVGYSDGVGDNDGDVDSDGNSDGDSIGYGDSDGDGVDKPADGREAAEFPPPAPGQPGPEKQEGQVGQPEPEGPQGAEGLPLPEGPPAQAAGPGQAPAAGQPGAHRVPFSRLQLRELESLFQRTQYPNALMRQELARFMNVPEARVQVWFKNRRAKWRRHQRALRFRNMPPVAMPPPVVVNVGGPCHAILIQEPEYMWVLREPVLLGPPPPPMPPFPVVFLPPPPWRPPPYPPCGCPPVVAPGYPPSMVFL